CGCTCGGAATAACCGGCCCCGGCATGACTGCCGAGCAGGCAAGGGAGCGGCAGGACATCGTGCCTGCGCGCGCAGTGAACGCGGCAGTAAACATGGCGCTGCGGCTTGCAAAGCTAGAAAAAACAGTGGGCAGGAAAACTGTGGTAATCGATGATTCAGCTTACAATCATTAGGATCGAGGGCTACGGTCCCTGGACGCTCACGCTCGGCTACGACAGGGAGGCGCAGCTGCAGATGCTGCAGGCAAGAATCTACCATGACGTACAGCGCCTCTTCCACGAAAAGGACTGCCTCGTCTATTTCAACCGCTTTGACGAGTATTTCGCAATCACAAACGGCGTCACGGTCGCACAGCACGCGGAAATCGCGCACGCGCTTGCGATCCTCTACAATGACCTGAAAATGTCGATGGCGATCGGCGCCGGCAAGACAGCGCTTGAGGCCAGCATGAGCGCATACAATGCAAGAAAGGAAAACAGGCTTGCTGATGAAAAGGCGCGGATATTCGGTTCTGCCGCTGCAAGCGGCGAAACATCGGCGCAGATAATGCACATCGACGTCGACAGCTCGACAAAGCTGACGGGCAGGCTGTCGCCGTATGAAGTGACAGCATTGGTAATGAAGCTGTACGGCAGGCTGGCAGAGGAGTTCCTGAAACTTGATGCGCTGACGTTCTTTCTTGGTGGCGACAACTTTATGGTAATCTCTAACGGCGTGACGGGGGCGCAGGCCGACGAGGTGATAAAAAAGGTGACGGCAGGACTTGACGTCAAGTTCAACTGCGGAATCGGCATCGGCAAGAACGGCCGAAGGGCCGCAGAAGCAGCCACCAAGGCCCTCGACACGATCCGAGACATGCGCGACGAGGGCAAGATCCAGACGATCTATGAAATACGATGCTAGTAGTCATTGAAAACGCAAGCATCCTCCTTGGTGAAAACCTGGAGCACATAGAGCGCGGCTATATTGAAATTGAAAATGGCATTATCAAGAACGCGGGAGAAGGCCGCTCTTCTGCCCGGGGAAAAAAGCTGGATGCAGGCAGCAGCTTTCTTGTCGTGCCCGGCTTTATCAACGCGCACACCCACATCGCCGACTCGATAGGCAAGGACATCGCGGCAGGAAGGAGGCTTGACGCGCGGGTGCACCCCGTGTTTGGAGCAAAGAAAAAGATCCTCGAAAAGAGTCTGCCGGCGCACCTTGCCGCGATGATAAAAAGCTCGGCTGTTTCCATGCTGCAGAAAGGGATAACGACGTTTGCTGATTTCCGCGAGGGCGGGCCTGAAGGCGTCCGGCTGCTGAAAAGCGCAACAGCCAGCCTGCCGATAAAATGCATCGCGCTTGGCAGGGTGGACCACTACAGCAGCGACCCGGCAGGGATGGAGGGACTGCCAGCAAGTGCAGCCGCTACTGCAAAGCAGGTGCTGGAAATAGCCGACGGCCTTGGCATCAGCGGCGCAAACGAAAACACGGACTCTGCACTTGAGCAGTACGGCGAGATGGCGGCGGCAAAACTCGTTGCCATACACGCGGCCGAGTCGGCCGAGACAGTGCAGTTTTCCAAGGATCACACCGGCAAAAGCGAAGTCGAGCGCATAA
The sequence above is drawn from the Nitrososphaera viennensis EN76 genome and encodes:
- a CDS encoding GTP cyclohydrolase IIa; this translates as MIQLTIIRIEGYGPWTLTLGYDREAQLQMLQARIYHDVQRLFHEKDCLVYFNRFDEYFAITNGVTVAQHAEIAHALAILYNDLKMSMAIGAGKTALEASMSAYNARKENRLADEKARIFGSAAASGETSAQIMHIDVDSSTKLTGRLSPYEVTALVMKLYGRLAEEFLKLDALTFFLGGDNFMVISNGVTGAQADEVIKKVTAGLDVKFNCGIGIGKNGRRAAEAATKALDTIRDMRDEGKIQTIYEIRC
- a CDS encoding amidohydrolase family protein, giving the protein MLVVIENASILLGENLEHIERGYIEIENGIIKNAGEGRSSARGKKLDAGSSFLVVPGFINAHTHIADSIGKDIAAGRRLDARVHPVFGAKKKILEKSLPAHLAAMIKSSAVSMLQKGITTFADFREGGPEGVRLLKSATASLPIKCIALGRVDHYSSDPAGMEGLPASAAATAKQVLEIADGLGISGANENTDSALEQYGEMAAAKLVAIHAAESAETVQFSKDHTGKSEVERIMQHLKPDILVHMTHATGDEMSLAAGKAGIVVCPRANGVLGAGLPRVAEMLKRGCLVAIGTDNVMLNSPDMFREMDYLWKASHAQGNFIEPRELVKMATANAAKMLGLNSGWIAPGRAADLIFIDKRHADLYPMHDPYAAIVHRAGGDAVRAVMAGGRFVAAGGSLLLS